In one Flammeovirga yaeyamensis genomic region, the following are encoded:
- a CDS encoding glycoside hydrolase domain-containing protein, translating to MKKNIYFFLYLFFTFCFISCKQEVKEKELIKPINQVKVFFNTTETPYYGVSMPTSNIVQFPSIDSKKSNEDIYLKDSVYQGFSMQAKLDNKEDLIGRISISTTTQIIDNNTDFISPELQIDTQKSILEPGFFEVYLPNEDITAVFTTGKNVAFQKYTFPNTNSAQIIIDPIYKNAGKVIDAQLYTTSPREVLGYNVIQQNNKAVKVYFAIKFTKDYYGFRLINDQKISNKLKLNSKKLKGVATFMTNENEAVEVKVAFSGKSIREAKNILRSESHNSFSLAVNNAQNEWESLFGKFYLEGGSDIQNEKFYSGVYFSHHFNPFDKIEDYNPLMSFTSKMTTTNSYGKVDFASKKLQQNTSIDSLNVEYFSFISTGFRLTDIDETYQIDAPIFNRISLDLLNGKNLVIEAKNRTELNNKVSKVTFNDKKLNNNLITYSQIMEGGILKVYFDTVNN from the coding sequence ATGAAGAAGAATATTTACTTCTTTTTATATTTATTTTTTACTTTTTGTTTCATCTCATGTAAACAAGAAGTGAAGGAAAAAGAATTGATTAAGCCCATTAATCAAGTGAAAGTATTTTTTAATACTACCGAAACACCGTATTATGGGGTGAGTATGCCTACGTCTAACATCGTACAATTTCCTTCAATTGATAGTAAAAAATCTAATGAGGACATTTATTTAAAAGATAGTGTTTATCAAGGGTTTTCTATGCAAGCCAAATTAGATAATAAGGAGGACTTGATAGGGCGAATTTCAATTTCGACAACCACTCAAATTATCGACAATAACACTGATTTTATCAGTCCTGAATTACAAATAGATACCCAAAAAAGCATTTTAGAACCAGGTTTTTTTGAGGTTTACTTACCAAATGAAGACATTACTGCTGTATTTACTACAGGGAAAAATGTAGCTTTTCAAAAATACACCTTTCCGAATACAAATAGTGCTCAGATTATTATCGATCCAATATATAAAAATGCAGGTAAGGTAATCGACGCACAATTATATACTACCTCTCCTAGAGAAGTATTAGGTTACAATGTTATTCAACAAAATAACAAAGCGGTTAAGGTCTATTTTGCTATTAAGTTTACCAAAGATTATTATGGTTTTCGTTTAATCAATGATCAAAAAATCTCCAATAAATTAAAGCTTAACAGTAAGAAATTAAAAGGGGTAGCTACGTTTATGACCAACGAAAATGAAGCGGTTGAAGTAAAGGTAGCATTTTCAGGAAAAAGTATCAGAGAGGCTAAAAATATATTGAGGTCAGAAAGTCATAATTCTTTCTCTTTGGCTGTAAACAATGCTCAGAATGAATGGGAAAGTCTATTTGGGAAATTTTATTTAGAGGGTGGAAGTGATATTCAAAATGAAAAATTCTATTCTGGAGTTTACTTCAGTCATCATTTTAATCCTTTTGATAAAATCGAAGATTATAATCCTTTAATGAGTTTCACTTCAAAAATGACCACTACTAATTCTTACGGGAAAGTAGATTTTGCTTCTAAAAAATTACAACAAAACACATCAATTGACTCATTAAATGTAGAGTACTTTTCGTTTATTTCTACGGGTTTTAGACTGACAGATATTGATGAAACTTATCAGATAGATGCTCCAATTTTCAATAGAATAAGTTTGGATCTATTGAATGGGAAAAACTTAGTGATAGAAGCGAAAAACAGAACGGAATTGAATAATAAAGTCTCTAAAGTGACTTTTAACGATAAAAAATTAAATAATAACCTTATTACATATTCCCAAATTATGGAAGGCGGGATATTAAAGGTATATTTTGATACTGTAAATAACTGA
- a CDS encoding PorP/SprF family type IX secretion system membrane protein — protein MTRQLLILLSLNFAFFIGTTTKAQDAHLSQYYAAPLYLNPALVGTAGDGRVNMNYRNQWVGVPSNYSTFMASFDTPIPKKNIGLGVTLHQDVVGTNSGSIMDRFVMNFSGGYNLKLNKKYTLSFGLQLGFEQSSLGFYKLLFGDQIDDDGITGDPTKDRVDRESHIYPDISSGALLYGKDFWFGLSVYHMNQPKITRFTNGTDYLPVRFSAHAGYRIPLTYRWHGTVANYDDRTVSFMMHYQSQGKKDQLSTGVNLNYNPIIFGIWYRGLVVKSNEDPSQFNHDSIVFMSGVQVKRFTIGYSFDHPIGGLQFAEGNSHELSIRYDLNFYPNYRKKKRKGKVGVPTDKCPIPNL, from the coding sequence ATGACTAGGCAACTACTAATATTATTATCACTAAACTTTGCCTTTTTCATCGGAACAACTACTAAAGCTCAGGATGCACATTTATCTCAGTATTATGCCGCACCCTTATACTTGAACCCAGCATTAGTAGGAACAGCCGGTGATGGAAGAGTGAATATGAACTACAGAAACCAATGGGTTGGAGTTCCTTCGAACTATTCCACCTTTATGGCTTCTTTCGATACTCCAATCCCAAAGAAAAATATTGGTTTAGGTGTTACCCTGCATCAAGATGTAGTCGGCACCAACTCTGGTTCTATTATGGACCGTTTTGTGATGAACTTTTCAGGAGGGTATAATTTAAAACTAAATAAAAAATACACCTTAAGTTTTGGTCTTCAATTGGGTTTTGAACAATCCTCTTTAGGATTTTATAAACTGTTATTCGGAGATCAAATTGATGATGATGGCATCACAGGTGATCCAACAAAAGATAGAGTCGATAGAGAAAGTCATATCTATCCAGACATATCAAGTGGTGCACTTTTATATGGCAAAGACTTTTGGTTTGGTTTATCCGTATATCACATGAATCAACCAAAGATCACAAGATTTACTAACGGAACAGATTACTTACCTGTTCGATTTTCAGCACATGCAGGCTATAGAATTCCCCTAACCTATCGCTGGCATGGCACGGTTGCAAACTACGATGATCGCACAGTAAGTTTCATGATGCACTATCAATCTCAAGGCAAAAAAGATCAATTAAGTACTGGTGTAAATTTAAATTACAACCCTATCATTTTTGGTATCTGGTACAGAGGTCTCGTTGTAAAATCAAACGAAGATCCAAGTCAGTTTAACCACGATAGTATTGTATTCATGTCCGGTGTTCAGGTGAAAAGATTTACCATAGGTTATAGTTTCGACCATCCTATTGGAGGTTTACAATTTGCCGAAGGTAATTCGCATGAATTATCCATTAGATACGATCTTAATTTTTATCCGAATTATAGAAAAAAGAAGAGAAAAGGAAAAGTTGGAGTGCCAACTGACAAATGTCCAATCCCTAATCTCTAA
- a CDS encoding PKD domain-containing protein gives MKLNLLYITFLLILTTGLTNNSFSQRLMQGNPPSGTDISGGVVEACDFLLTSFYVDDQGLGPITNYSWNFGNGNTSTLANPTEAFTDNSGSIKDFTVTVSFTQGGTTKTLSTTVRLKPIPTIDFESDVETACDGARITFTKTTNIDLASYEFIIDGKSYQDGQQSHQLAPKADGYDVYLVGETLDGCKVETFKQTYINITERIYTNIDPTIVSSCQSSLTQTFTAETFLVKDDSPAPDITYTWNFGDGTTSTDQNPTHTFDISNGKNYTVSVTATNGGCVDTQTANVYLGVSENMFDYTPPATFCATYPVTFRPQLPADLDGEQITWNFGDGTIVSSNVPNNVVHDFSNTTGAPVNYTVTATLDNGCTWSEIVTVPSMVLSDISITADNTLFCSDNFSVNMSINNLHDVNNYFWRIRETNSTDFPNNPNPTFTFNAGGTYTIQLIANDNGECLIDEVEVTSTPIDTQIVGVGVGVNCAPYSTTLSYNLSQGGIAIPDNSVTRTWTVTGRTNGVNLTGTGTTFPVNNLTADDYDVTVVLDFGGGCTSTDTRVINVGEQIDLDFTFFPGPAICNNTTVDFTNTSDRKGIPDADIQYYWDFNVQGAPNWQAAGNVNGNASHTFNELEAGFYTIGFYAVQNGCEAIPVFKQIEVITPRANFDMEMSLACDPTSITIDNLSTGAEAGGNYIWDISVSGTGGNRTTQIITTDINEDIPNHPDFLGLNIDFGDQVTALLTVQNSASVPSVTPPNFCVDDYEVIITIPNKPPPMNPRWGLANNNYTNPTEICSGTRLYFDPAVNNNTYPGSYFWRFTNLTTGTEYTRTNRRPNLEFNEGGDWEIEVTVNYNNSGCTETITTGPFTVYEMDFRIDDDVDNVCIGEPITYFVETGYKLEAPNITWVWEVNGTDVSSGSGPVVDDLVWVYNDVLTPQSDRHRVRLKVYSDVCDRNSNTERTRVTQPVLDFTGPIEDYVSFAFRCDYIETYIDPNINTNTVYNPWNSDFIWELEYPDGTKTPITPDGIDNYIFRFDNLTLGTYKAFLAVTDDNGCTTLDSLTFDVPEIPFSRAAFTPSEEELACPGFINFTDLADGTDGNTIPRQDANGNEVSISDWVWSVTLSDGTVYTKNDDQGEFSYYFEPGDYKISMATRDTEGCIMYADSMSINVGGVKGDIYIHKKIGYWPLNTNLEAIPADVSGEIQSIEYLWTLGNGGAASGQIPNVDYEPDWSAIPGSSISYFPFLFFNSSIILVNGDTVECRYQAYEDPLNYVTILKNPEVEIDDIFICTTEGDTTINAFDPNFQLTDIDTTHYSYKSEIFYQWYVDGQLIPAMDGGMDSTITLTYCKDTTNCGYFDINPDDVDGRDYTLEIWLDAEYIDKVDPTHNHTDQRVGYSTRTFNVKYDPTPVAVLPTLNPICLSDSIYINASSSGFQPYTRGNITEYRWNITSANSYLKDTTTTDPELGIIFPEEGDYDVQLTVVSDNICADSTVSQTLRVKPLPVVDFEAQEVCIGDEMLFNNLTTFEGTEISTDPSIIQEVKWYFDVDNSPNDVGSTDINPLYTYPAPGTYNVLLEVFTLEGCMESFSKEVIVRELPTITVSDSLYICFGDQVTLSVNGGTTYEWSTGETTQDITVAPIADSLFVVKAWNQYNCLTVDSVKVFVIPDFRESQTIFVACEGEEITFDARINDYDGTIESFEWVDNGSTDPTLTVSTPGDYTVINTITRPDGGSCTFTKTFTARFNPLPDGFAVDTLVHCFSDGPITIDAPTGPSYAYAWDTGENTPSVIQNAPGTYTVTITDTSDTTNCSTTTSVVVFDPLTDAAFAFTQVCLGTETELTAQYENLDGLKIEYQWTLGSYESITTDTPNLTYEFPDFGDHEVTLVVNPIGGCPSPAVTQTVTVYELPEPSFDVDEICVYGEAEFNNNTTYQGVRALEGGFDIALIEWDFNYDGSTPNFTSNEFSPRNAYNESGTFTILLQVTTTNGCIKQFMNTLIVHPEPVISLTEDTYICEDDQITLEASGGSTYYWEGLGLTDNKITVDPKEDQTYVVQVTSAAGCVSYDSVTVYVIPNIKVEASYYEVCEGETVELNANIDDYDGVSQDFVWSNGETSDVIYVDQPGTYTVSNTVTHESGKECVLTQSFEVVHRPLPAEFAVKERVICFDTESQIILEAPQGNNFVYYWEDTGETSSTVSRTEEGEYTVYIIDESYDTDCETITSVVVDDICPPRLIVPTAFTPNYDGTNDEFLIRSKYATDIKLNIYNRWGEIIFSRTYADSKEARTEGNGWDGMYRGNLVMGGVYTVIVEYLSELDGENYRNSTPLTVIR, from the coding sequence ATGAAACTAAATTTACTATACATAACGTTTTTACTAATTCTAACAACAGGTCTTACCAACAACTCCTTTTCTCAAAGGTTAATGCAAGGTAATCCCCCTTCTGGTACTGATATCTCTGGAGGTGTTGTAGAAGCCTGCGACTTTTTGCTCACTTCATTTTATGTAGATGATCAAGGTTTAGGACCTATTACTAATTATAGTTGGAATTTTGGTAACGGAAATACTTCGACACTTGCTAATCCTACGGAAGCATTCACAGACAATAGTGGTTCGATAAAAGACTTTACGGTGACTGTATCATTTACACAAGGTGGTACTACGAAAACTTTAAGTACAACTGTTCGACTTAAACCCATCCCAACAATCGATTTTGAGTCGGATGTCGAAACTGCTTGTGATGGTGCTAGAATCACCTTTACTAAAACCACAAATATTGATTTAGCGAGTTATGAATTCATTATTGATGGTAAAAGTTACCAAGACGGTCAACAATCACATCAATTGGCTCCAAAAGCAGATGGGTACGATGTATATCTAGTTGGTGAAACACTCGATGGATGTAAAGTCGAAACGTTTAAGCAAACCTATATCAACATTACGGAGAGAATCTACACGAACATTGATCCTACAATAGTTTCAAGTTGTCAGAGTTCACTTACTCAAACCTTTACTGCTGAAACTTTTTTAGTGAAGGATGATTCTCCTGCTCCTGATATTACTTATACTTGGAATTTTGGTGATGGCACAACCTCAACAGATCAAAATCCAACACATACTTTTGATATAAGCAATGGTAAAAATTATACGGTTTCTGTAACAGCAACAAACGGTGGTTGCGTAGATACACAAACAGCAAATGTGTATTTGGGAGTATCAGAAAATATGTTTGATTACACTCCTCCGGCAACTTTTTGTGCTACCTATCCAGTGACTTTCAGACCTCAATTACCGGCTGATTTAGATGGAGAGCAAATCACATGGAATTTTGGTGATGGAACTATCGTTTCTTCAAACGTACCTAATAATGTTGTTCATGATTTTTCGAATACAACAGGTGCTCCTGTAAATTATACCGTTACGGCTACTTTAGATAATGGGTGTACATGGTCTGAAATTGTAACAGTACCATCAATGGTATTATCTGATATTTCAATTACAGCAGACAATACATTGTTCTGTTCGGATAATTTCTCGGTAAATATGAGCATCAATAATTTACATGATGTAAACAATTACTTTTGGAGAATAAGAGAGACAAATAGTACAGATTTCCCTAATAACCCGAATCCAACATTCACATTTAATGCGGGTGGTACTTATACCATTCAATTAATTGCTAACGATAACGGAGAGTGTTTAATCGATGAGGTAGAAGTAACTTCTACTCCTATCGACACACAAATTGTGGGTGTAGGCGTTGGTGTTAACTGTGCACCATACTCCACTACGCTATCGTATAATTTAAGTCAAGGAGGGATAGCAATTCCTGATAATTCTGTCACTAGAACATGGACAGTAACTGGTAGAACAAATGGGGTCAACCTAACAGGAACGGGTACCACTTTCCCTGTAAACAACCTTACGGCAGACGATTATGACGTTACAGTTGTATTAGATTTTGGAGGAGGCTGTACTTCTACAGATACAAGAGTGATCAATGTAGGAGAGCAAATTGATCTTGATTTTACTTTCTTCCCTGGTCCAGCGATCTGTAATAATACAACAGTAGATTTTACGAATACATCAGATAGAAAAGGAATTCCTGATGCTGATATACAATATTACTGGGATTTTAATGTACAAGGTGCCCCTAATTGGCAGGCTGCAGGAAATGTAAACGGTAATGCTTCTCATACATTCAATGAATTGGAGGCAGGTTTTTATACCATTGGTTTCTATGCCGTTCAAAATGGTTGTGAAGCCATTCCAGTATTTAAACAAATTGAGGTGATTACTCCAAGAGCTAATTTTGATATGGAAATGTCATTGGCTTGTGATCCAACATCAATTACTATCGATAACTTATCTACTGGTGCAGAAGCGGGAGGTAATTATATATGGGATATTTCTGTAAGTGGAACAGGAGGAAATAGAACTACTCAAATTATCACTACTGATATAAATGAAGATATACCTAATCACCCTGACTTTTTAGGTTTAAATATTGATTTTGGCGATCAAGTAACCGCATTATTGACAGTACAAAACTCAGCTTCAGTACCTTCAGTAACTCCACCAAACTTTTGTGTTGATGATTACGAGGTCATCATCACTATTCCTAATAAGCCTCCTCCAATGAATCCTCGTTGGGGATTGGCCAATAATAATTACACTAATCCTACTGAAATTTGTTCAGGTACAAGATTATATTTTGATCCTGCCGTAAATAACAACACTTACCCTGGTAGTTACTTTTGGAGATTTACCAATTTAACTACAGGTACAGAGTACACAAGAACCAATCGTAGACCAAATTTAGAATTTAACGAAGGAGGCGATTGGGAAATTGAAGTCACTGTAAATTATAATAATTCTGGCTGTACAGAAACCATCACAACTGGACCGTTCACAGTATATGAAATGGATTTCAGAATTGATGATGATGTAGATAATGTATGTATTGGCGAGCCTATCACCTATTTTGTAGAAACCGGCTATAAATTAGAAGCACCAAACATTACTTGGGTTTGGGAAGTGAATGGCACCGATGTAAGTTCAGGTTCAGGACCTGTAGTAGATGATTTGGTTTGGGTGTATAATGATGTTTTAACCCCTCAAAGCGACCGCCATAGAGTAAGATTAAAAGTATATTCTGATGTTTGTGATAGAAATTCTAATACAGAAAGAACAAGAGTAACACAACCTGTACTTGATTTCACAGGACCTATTGAAGATTATGTCTCTTTTGCTTTCAGATGTGATTATATCGAAACGTATATTGATCCAAACATTAATACGAACACAGTTTATAATCCTTGGAACTCTGATTTCATTTGGGAATTAGAGTATCCTGATGGCACAAAAACACCTATTACTCCTGACGGAATCGACAATTATATTTTCCGTTTTGATAATCTTACACTCGGAACATACAAAGCATTTTTAGCAGTTACTGACGATAATGGTTGTACTACTTTAGACAGTCTAACTTTTGATGTCCCTGAAATTCCATTCAGCAGAGCCGCTTTCACGCCTTCAGAAGAAGAATTAGCTTGTCCAGGTTTTATTAATTTCACCGACCTTGCTGATGGTACCGATGGTAACACAATTCCTAGACAAGATGCCAATGGAAATGAAGTAAGTATTTCTGATTGGGTATGGAGTGTAACCCTCAGCGATGGCACTGTATACACTAAAAACGATGATCAAGGTGAATTTAGTTATTACTTTGAGCCTGGTGATTACAAAATCAGCATGGCTACCCGAGATACTGAAGGATGTATCATGTATGCCGATAGTATGAGCATCAATGTGGGTGGTGTAAAAGGAGATATCTACATTCATAAAAAAATTGGCTATTGGCCTTTAAACACCAATTTAGAAGCTATACCTGCAGACGTTTCAGGTGAGATTCAATCTATTGAATACTTATGGACTCTTGGCAATGGTGGAGCAGCAAGTGGTCAAATTCCAAACGTAGATTATGAACCTGATTGGTCAGCTATACCTGGCTCATCAATTAGTTACTTCCCTTTCCTATTCTTTAATTCATCAATTATATTAGTGAATGGTGACACAGTAGAATGTAGGTATCAAGCGTACGAAGATCCTTTAAATTATGTCACTATTTTAAAGAACCCTGAAGTAGAAATCGATGATATTTTCATTTGTACTACTGAAGGGGATACAACAATCAATGCATTCGATCCGAATTTCCAACTAACTGATATTGATACAACTCACTACAGTTATAAAAGTGAAATATTCTATCAATGGTATGTGGATGGTCAGTTAATTCCAGCAATGGATGGTGGAATGGATTCCACTATCACTTTAACTTACTGTAAAGACACTACAAACTGTGGATATTTTGATATCAATCCAGACGATGTTGATGGTAGAGACTATACGTTAGAAATATGGTTGGATGCAGAATATATTGATAAGGTAGATCCAACACATAATCATACTGATCAAAGAGTGGGTTACTCTACAAGAACATTTAATGTAAAATACGATCCAACTCCTGTAGCAGTACTTCCGACATTAAATCCAATTTGTTTATCAGATTCTATTTACATTAATGCTAGTAGCTCTGGTTTCCAACCTTATACAAGAGGTAACATCACTGAGTATCGTTGGAATATTACATCAGCTAATTCTTATTTAAAAGATACCACAACCACTGACCCTGAGTTAGGAATCATTTTCCCAGAAGAGGGTGATTATGATGTTCAGTTAACTGTCGTATCTGATAATATTTGTGCAGACTCTACAGTGAGTCAAACATTAAGAGTAAAACCATTACCTGTAGTTGACTTTGAAGCTCAAGAGGTTTGTATTGGGGATGAAATGCTTTTCAATAACCTTACTACATTTGAGGGTACTGAAATTTCTACAGATCCAAGTATTATTCAAGAAGTAAAATGGTATTTTGATGTCGACAACTCACCTAATGATGTGGGTTCAACAGATATTAACCCATTATATACTTATCCTGCACCAGGTACATATAATGTACTATTGGAAGTCTTCACGTTAGAAGGTTGTATGGAATCCTTCTCGAAGGAAGTGATTGTAAGAGAGCTTCCGACCATTACAGTGAGTGATAGTTTGTATATCTGTTTCGGTGATCAGGTAACATTATCAGTTAACGGAGGAACTACTTATGAATGGTCTACTGGAGAAACTACTCAAGATATTACCGTTGCTCCAATTGCAGATTCTTTATTTGTAGTGAAAGCATGGAATCAATACAATTGTTTAACTGTCGATAGCGTTAAGGTATTTGTTATTCCTGACTTCAGAGAGAGTCAAACGATCTTTGTTGCATGTGAAGGTGAAGAGATTACTTTTGATGCCAGAATCAATGATTATGATGGCACTATTGAATCCTTCGAATGGGTAGATAATGGCAGTACAGACCCTACGCTTACTGTTTCAACTCCAGGAGATTATACTGTAATTAATACGATAACTAGACCTGATGGCGGATCGTGTACATTTACTAAGACGTTTACGGCTAGATTTAATCCTCTTCCTGATGGATTTGCAGTAGATACATTGGTGCACTGTTTCTCTGATGGTCCTATTACAATTGATGCTCCAACAGGCCCTTCATATGCGTATGCTTGGGATACAGGAGAAAACACTCCATCTGTCATCCAAAATGCACCAGGTACTTACACGGTGACCATTACGGATACATCTGACACCACAAATTGTTCAACAACAACAAGTGTAGTTGTATTTGATCCACTTACTGATGCAGCATTCGCTTTCACCCAAGTTTGTTTAGGTACTGAGACTGAATTAACAGCTCAATATGAAAATCTTGATGGATTGAAAATTGAGTATCAATGGACATTAGGTTCGTATGAATCAATTACAACAGACACTCCTAATTTAACTTATGAATTCCCAGATTTTGGTGATCATGAAGTTACCTTAGTGGTCAACCCTATCGGGGGATGTCCTTCTCCTGCAGTTACCCAAACGGTAACTGTTTATGAACTTCCTGAACCTTCTTTTGATGTGGATGAAATTTGTGTTTATGGTGAAGCGGAATTTAATAATAACACCACTTACCAAGGAGTAAGAGCTCTAGAAGGAGGTTTTGATATTGCGTTAATAGAATGGGATTTTAATTATGATGGTTCTACGCCAAACTTCACTTCTAATGAGTTCTCTCCTAGAAATGCCTATAATGAATCAGGAACGTTTACCATCCTATTACAGGTAACAACAACGAATGGTTGTATTAAGCAATTTATGAATACACTTATAGTGCATCCTGAACCAGTTATTTCACTTACAGAAGACACTTACATTTGTGAGGATGATCAAATTACTTTAGAAGCAAGTGGTGGTTCAACATATTATTGGGAAGGTTTAGGCCTCACTGATAATAAAATTACTGTGGATCCAAAAGAAGATCAGACCTATGTAGTTCAAGTAACATCTGCTGCAGGATGTGTATCTTATGATAGTGTTACAGTCTATGTTATTCCAAACATAAAAGTGGAAGCCTCTTATTATGAAGTTTGTGAAGGAGAAACTGTTGAGTTAAATGCTAACATTGATGATTATGATGGTGTTAGTCAAGATTTTGTTTGGTCGAATGGAGAAACATCAGATGTGATTTATGTTGATCAGCCAGGTACATATACTGTAAGCAATACAGTGACGCATGAAAGTGGAAAAGAATGTGTACTAACACAAAGTTTTGAGGTTGTACACCGACCACTTCCAGCAGAATTTGCGGTAAAAGAAAGAGTTATTTGTTTCGATACAGAAAGTCAAATCATTTTAGAAGCTCCTCAAGGAAATAACTTTGTTTACTATTGGGAAGATACTGGCGAAACAAGTTCAACGGTGAGCAGAACTGAAGAAGGGGAATACACCGTTTATATCATTGATGAAAGTTACGACACAGATTGTGAAACAATTACAAGTGTTGTTGTTGATGATATTTGTCCTCCTAGATTAATAGTTCCAACAGCGTTCACTCCAAACTACGATGGAACCAATGATGAGTTCTTAATTCGTTCTAAATATGCCACTGACATTAAATTAAATATCTATAACCGTTGGGGAGAAATTATTTTCAGTAGAACATATGCAGATTCTAAAGAAGCGAGAACGGAAGGAAATGGTTGGGATGGTATGTATAGAGGGAACTTAGTAATGGGTGGTGTCTATACTGTTATTGTGGAATATTTAAGTGAGTTAGATGGAGAAAATTATAGAAATTCTACTCCTCTAACTGTTATCAGATAG
- a CDS encoding tellurite resistance TerB family protein: protein MVKIISDFNFDEKLSFIKVIENMIHADCKVEQEELMYFEQLKKRLSFTNDFVEEAKRLDTMKCVEILKLMSNSKKQIVYDSLVELANVDDEFHPNEKVLIDNLCQLIHFKPQANSWRSS, encoded by the coding sequence ATGGTAAAAATTATCTCCGATTTTAATTTTGATGAAAAATTATCTTTCATCAAAGTAATAGAAAATATGATTCATGCTGACTGCAAAGTTGAACAGGAAGAATTAATGTATTTTGAGCAATTGAAAAAAAGGCTAAGTTTTACTAATGATTTCGTTGAAGAGGCTAAAAGATTAGATACCATGAAATGTGTTGAAATTTTAAAACTGATGTCAAATTCAAAGAAACAAATTGTCTATGATTCATTAGTTGAATTGGCAAATGTAGATGATGAATTTCATCCTAATGAAAAAGTGCTAATTGACAATCTATGCCAATTGATTCATTTTAAACCTCAGGCTAATTCTTGGAGATCCTCTTAA
- a CDS encoding sterol desaturase family protein, whose protein sequence is MTLSNYLAELSQDQLLYFSLPIFFIAIIIEVKVAKEKYNRKDTSVSLLMMLFAGIIEFIPKLIAFIVFIYLHEISPLKDIIQRQWWAWLLLFFCEDLSYYFFHRLNHEIRLFWAGHVTHHSSEYLNFGTALRQGVGERIHKYFFWLWLPLLGFDPLMIFTMMGLSLFYQFWVHTELIDKLPKWFEYFFNTPSHHRVHHASNIRYLDRNHAGVLIIWDRFFGTYAEELKEIDPPVYGLTENINTFNKFKVVTHEYQNLWRDIKSADRFTDKLRYLFKAPGWSHLGDDKRAKTLRRQLSEDQEKSKIIL, encoded by the coding sequence ATGACACTATCGAATTATTTAGCTGAACTTTCACAAGATCAACTTCTCTATTTTTCACTTCCTATATTTTTCATCGCAATAATAATTGAAGTAAAAGTAGCCAAAGAAAAATATAACCGAAAAGATACAAGCGTATCCCTTTTAATGATGCTTTTTGCTGGAATAATTGAATTTATTCCCAAGCTTATAGCATTTATAGTCTTTATATATCTACATGAGATCAGTCCTTTAAAAGATATAATACAAAGACAATGGTGGGCATGGTTATTACTTTTCTTTTGTGAAGATCTCTCCTATTATTTTTTCCATAGACTAAATCACGAAATAAGACTTTTTTGGGCAGGGCATGTCACTCATCATTCCTCAGAGTATCTTAATTTTGGCACGGCCTTAAGACAAGGAGTTGGAGAAAGAATACATAAATACTTTTTTTGGCTATGGCTACCTCTTCTAGGGTTTGATCCATTAATGATTTTCACCATGATGGGGCTCAGCTTATTTTATCAATTTTGGGTGCACACCGAATTGATTGATAAGTTACCAAAGTGGTTTGAATATTTTTTTAATACTCCTTCCCATCACAGAGTTCATCATGCATCTAACATTAGATATTTAGATAGAAATCATGCTGGAGTTTTAATTATTTGGGATAGATTTTTTGGTACCTATGCTGAAGAACTTAAAGAAATTGACCCTCCTGTTTATGGACTCACTGAAAATATTAATACATTCAATAAGTTCAAGGTGGTTACTCATGAATATCAAAACCTTTGGAGGGACATCAAAAGTGCTGATCGTTTTACTGATAAACTTCGGTATTTATTTAAAGCACCGGGTTGGAGTCATCTAGGTGATGATAAAAGGGCAAAAACTTTAAGAAGACAGTTATCAGAAGATCAGGAGAAATCCAAGATTATCCTTTAA